A single region of the Manihot esculenta cultivar AM560-2 chromosome 12, M.esculenta_v8, whole genome shotgun sequence genome encodes:
- the LOC110628550 gene encoding ABC transporter G family member 18 isoform X1, protein MDSTVNVPRWKPNQSPAGNPPQNKPTATQINELEVQSIASEEDDNSLSVESVRFPFNISFASDTHDSHHLPFASSPSLKKIEMEATTTVVGQINDEKQLQFSSKDRNNDGIFCTWKDLRVTVGDGKNSRRGILQGLTGYAQPGEVLCVMGPSGCGKSTLLDALAGRLSSNTQQTGEILINGRKETLAFGTSMGSMTEPKDVVWCALAGLLSSRS, encoded by the exons ATGGATTCTACGGTTAACGTTCCCAGATGGAAACCAAATCAAAGCCCTGCAGGTAACCCTCCTCAAAACAAGCCTACAGCAACACAAATCAACGAGTTGGAGGTTCAAAGCATTGCTTCCGAGGAAGATGACAACTCGCTTAGCGTGGAATCTGTCCGATTCCCATTTAACATTAGCTTTGCTAGTGATACTCATGATAGTCATCATCTTCCTTTTGCTTCTTCACCATCTCTGAAAAAGATTGAGATGGAAGCAACTACAACTGTTGTTGGGCAAATAAATGATGAGAAACAGCTGCAATTTTCATCCAAGGACAGGAACAACGATGGCATTTTCTGCACATGGAAGGACTTACGGGTTACAGTCGGTGATGGAAAAAATAGCCGCCGGGGAATCCTGCAAGGGCTGACAGGGTATGCTCAGCCGGGGGAGGTGTTGTGTGTGATGGGACCTTCCGGCTGCGGCAAGTCCACTCTTCTGGATGCGCTGGCAG GGAGATTAAGTTCCAACACACAGCAAACTGGGGAGATCCTAATTAATGGTCGGAAGGAGACACTTGCCTTCGGAACTTCG ATGGGTTCGATGACCGAACCAAAGGACGTGGTGTGGTGTGCACTAGCTGGGCTCCTCAGCTCAAGATCTTAG
- the LOC110628195 gene encoding RNA cytosine-C(5)-methyltransferase NSUN2 isoform X2, producing the protein MQLRKNQTLERFHEFLKLENEIGNITRQEAVSMVPPLFLDVSPNHFVLDMCAAPGSKTFQLLEIIYQSTKPGSLPDGMVIANDLDVQRCNLLIHQTKRMCTANLIVTNNEAQHFPGCRAHKNFSKASEIELEPPISQLLFDRVLCDVPCSGDGTLRKAPDLWRKWNSGMGNGLHPLQIQIAMRGLSLLKVGGRMVYSTCSMNPVENEAVVAEILRRCGGSVELVDVSSELPQLVRRPGLRNWKVRDRGIWLSSHKDALKFHRFGILPSMFPSGRRYVAPTDGDHKNENGANVNSEDEPMEDPMISTDDWNEEVSDIPLERCMRIVPHDQNSGAFFIAVLHKLSPLPVIQEKPSRRGNSLTKRDEIQEKLSEQVTECNNGVELNSEDAASEKFSEAASEADLIEKEMDETASVPDPCNTDDENDSEKAKLLVEGETPSGKAVGKRKLQIQGKWKGVDPVIFFKDEAIINSIKAFYGIDESFPFGGHLISRNIDNNHVKRIYYISKSVKDVLELNLLVGQQLKIASVGLKMFERQTSREGTTAPCSFRISSEGLPVILPHITKQILYASPVDFKHLLQYKAIKFMDFVDAEFGEKASKLMMGCSVIVLRDAKTSSEPIQLDASTIAIGCWKGRGSLSVMVTAIDCQELLERLSARMETEKGSSAQENNVEGVELQDMNGIEEAERSYTTKEATND; encoded by the exons GTTTCATGAGTTCTTAAAGCTGGAAAATGAAATTGGAAACATCACAAGACAGGAGGCTGTCAGCATG GTTCCTCCTCTCTTCTTGGATGTATCTCCTAATCATTTTGTACTTGATA TGTGTGCTGCACCAGGTTCGAAAACATTTCAGTTGCTGGAGATTATATATCAATCAACTAAACCAGGATCACTGCCTGATGGAATG gTTATAGCTAATGACCTTGATGTCCAAAGATGTAACCTTCTGATTCACCAAACGAAAAGAATGTGCACTGCTAACTTAATAGTCACAAATAATGAGGCCCAACATTTCCCTGGATGCCGCGCACACAAAAATTTCTCTAAAGCTTCTGAGATTGAATTGGAGCCCCCCATTAGTCAACTTCTTTTTGATCGTGTCTTATGTGATGTTCCCTGTAGTGGAGATGGCACACTTCGCAAGGCTCCTGATCTGTGGAGGAAATG GAATTCAGGGATGGGAAATGGACTTCATCCGCTACAAATTCAGATAGCAATGCGAG GCTTATCCTTGCTTAAAGTTGGCGGAAGAATGGTTTACTCAACCTGCTCAATGAATCCAGTTGAAAATGAGGCTGTTGTTGCTGAG ATTTTACGGAGGTGCGGAGGGTCTGTTGAGCTAGTTGATGTCTCCAGTGAGCTTCCTCAACTTGTTCGTCGGCCAGGGCTAAGAAATTGGAAG GTACGTGATAGGGGTATTTGGTTATCTTCCCACAAAGATGCCTTGAAATTCCACAGATTTGGGATTCTTCCAAGCATGTTTCCTTCTGGAAGAAGGTATGTTGCCCCAACAGATGGGGATCATAAGAATGAGAATGGTGCTAATGTGAATTCTGAAGATGAGCCAATGGAAGATCCTATGATTTCAACGGATGACTGGAATGAGGAAGTTTCTGATATCCCCCTAGAACGTTGCATGAGGATAGTGCCTCATGATCAGAACAGTGGGGCCTTTTTCATTGCTGTCCTCCACAAACTCTCTCCGTTGCCAG TCATTCAGGAAAAACCCAGTCGGCGAGGAAATTCATTAACTAAAAGGGATGAAATACAAGAGAAGTTATCAGAACAGGTTACTGAATGTAATAATGGAGTGGAGCTAAACTCAGAAGATGCTGCATCAGAGAAATTTTCTGAAGCAGCTTCAGAGGCTGATTTAATTGAGAAAGAAATGGATGAGACTGCTTCTGTGCCTGATCCTTGTAATACTGACGATGAAAATGATTCGGAGAAAGCTAAATTGTTGGTTGAGGGGGAGACCCCATCTGGGAAGGCTGTAGGGAAGAGAAAGTTGCAAATTCAAGGCAAATGGAAAGGGGTTGACCCTGTGATTTTCTTCAAAGATGAAGCCATTATCAACAGCATAAAGGCATTCTATGGTATTGATGAGTCATTTCCATTCGGTGGTCACCTAATCTCAAGAAACATCGATAACAATCACGTGAAGAGAATTTACTACATTTCAAAGTCGGTCAAGGATGTTCTAGAGCTGAATCTCCTTGTTGGCCAGCAACTCAAGATTGCATCAGTTGGCCTTAAGATGTTT GAGCGACAAACATCAAGAGAAGGAACTACTGCACCATGTTCATTTCGGATATCATCTGAAGGATTGCCAGTGATTCTTCCTCACATCACCAAACAGATCTTATATGCCTCTCCAGTAGACTTCAAGCATCTTTTGCAGTATAAAGCTATCAAATTCATGGACTTTGTTGATGCCGAGTTTGGAGAGAAAGCATCAAAGCTTATGATGGGTTGCTCTGTTATAGTTTTAAGAG ATGCCAAAACTTCGTCAGAGCCAATCCAGTTGGACGCATCAACAATAGCCATTGGTTGCTGGAAGGGTAGGGGCAGTTTGAGTGTGATGGTGACAGCAATCGACTGCCAAGAACTGCTTGAAAGGCTTTCAGCGCGCATGGAGACCGAAAAGGGCTCTTCAGCGCAAGAAAACAACGTCGAGGGCGTCGAGTTGCAGGATATGAATGGGATTGAAGAAGCTGAGAGATCTTATACGACTAAAGAAGCTACAAATGACTGA
- the LOC110628549 gene encoding ras-related protein Rab11D: MANGGGYGDPSQKIDYVFKVVLIGDSAVGKSQILARFARNEFSLDSKATIGVEFQTRTLVIQNKSVKAQIWDTAGQERYRAVTSAYYRGAVGAMLVYDITKRQTFDHIPRWLEELRSHADKNIVIILIGNKCDLENQRAVPTEDAKEFAQREGLFFLETSALEATNVENAFSTVLTEIFNIVNKKTLTAGENQSNGNPASLAGKKIIIPGPGQEIPAKSKTCCSSL; this comes from the exons ATGGCGAATGGAGGTGGGTATGGAGATCCTAGCCAGAAGATAGACTACGTCTTCAAAGTGGTGCTGATTGGGGATTCGGCGGTGGGGAAGTCGCAAATACTAGCTCGATTTGCGAGGAATGAGTTCAGCTTAGACTCTAAGGCTACTATCGGAGTCGAGTTCCAGACTAGAACCTTGGTAATCCAGAACAAGAGCGTCAAAGCCCAGATCTGGGATACTGCTGGCCAAGAACG ATATAGAGCAGTAACAAGTGCATACTATAGGGGTGCTGTTGGAGCAATGCTGGTTtatgacataaccaaacgtcaAACATTTGATCACATACCACGTTGGCTGGAAGAGCTGCGTAGCCATGCTGACAAGAACATAGTTATAATTCTGATTGGGAATAAATGTGATCTTGAGAACCAGAGGGCGGTCCCCACTGAAGATGCTAAGGAATTTGCCCAAAGAGAAGGATTGTTCTTCTTAGAGACCTCTGCATTGGAAGCTACCAATGTTGAGAATGCCTTCTCGACTGTGTTGACAGAGATTTTTAACATTGTAAACAAGAAGACTCTAACTGCTGGTGAAAATCAAAGTAATGGCAACCCTGCATCGTTGGCGGGCAAGAAAATCATCATTCCAGGCCCTGGACAAGAAATTCCTGCAAAAAGCAAAACGTGTTGTAGCTCATTGTAA
- the LOC110628550 gene encoding protein scarlet isoform X3, with protein sequence MDSTVNVPRWKPNQSPAGNPPQNKPTATQINELEVQSIASEEDDNSLSVESVRFPFNISFASDTHDSHHLPFASSPSLKKIEMEATTTVVGQINDEKQLQFSSKDRNNDGIFCTWKDLRVTVGDGKNSRRGILQGLTGYAQPGEVLCVMGPSGCGKSTLLDALAGRLSSNTQQTGEILINGRKETLAFGTSNTVLLCSIW encoded by the exons ATGGATTCTACGGTTAACGTTCCCAGATGGAAACCAAATCAAAGCCCTGCAGGTAACCCTCCTCAAAACAAGCCTACAGCAACACAAATCAACGAGTTGGAGGTTCAAAGCATTGCTTCCGAGGAAGATGACAACTCGCTTAGCGTGGAATCTGTCCGATTCCCATTTAACATTAGCTTTGCTAGTGATACTCATGATAGTCATCATCTTCCTTTTGCTTCTTCACCATCTCTGAAAAAGATTGAGATGGAAGCAACTACAACTGTTGTTGGGCAAATAAATGATGAGAAACAGCTGCAATTTTCATCCAAGGACAGGAACAACGATGGCATTTTCTGCACATGGAAGGACTTACGGGTTACAGTCGGTGATGGAAAAAATAGCCGCCGGGGAATCCTGCAAGGGCTGACAGGGTATGCTCAGCCGGGGGAGGTGTTGTGTGTGATGGGACCTTCCGGCTGCGGCAAGTCCACTCTTCTGGATGCGCTGGCAG GGAGATTAAGTTCCAACACACAGCAAACTGGGGAGATCCTAATTAATGGTCGGAAGGAGACACTTGCCTTCGGAACTTCG AACACCGTATTATTATGTAGCATTTGGTAG
- the LOC110628550 gene encoding protein scarlet isoform X2, whose product MDSTVNVPRWKPNQSPAGNPPQNKPTATQINELEVQSIASEEDDNSLSVESVRFPFNISFASDTHDSHHLPFASSPSLKKIEMEATTTVVGQINDEKQLQFSSKDRNNDGIFCTWKDLRVTVGDGKNSRRGILQGLTGYAQPGEVLCVMGPSGCGKSTLLDALAGRLSSNTQQTGEILINGRKETLAFGTSHLVVRRNRAKKSSLKLL is encoded by the exons ATGGATTCTACGGTTAACGTTCCCAGATGGAAACCAAATCAAAGCCCTGCAGGTAACCCTCCTCAAAACAAGCCTACAGCAACACAAATCAACGAGTTGGAGGTTCAAAGCATTGCTTCCGAGGAAGATGACAACTCGCTTAGCGTGGAATCTGTCCGATTCCCATTTAACATTAGCTTTGCTAGTGATACTCATGATAGTCATCATCTTCCTTTTGCTTCTTCACCATCTCTGAAAAAGATTGAGATGGAAGCAACTACAACTGTTGTTGGGCAAATAAATGATGAGAAACAGCTGCAATTTTCATCCAAGGACAGGAACAACGATGGCATTTTCTGCACATGGAAGGACTTACGGGTTACAGTCGGTGATGGAAAAAATAGCCGCCGGGGAATCCTGCAAGGGCTGACAGGGTATGCTCAGCCGGGGGAGGTGTTGTGTGTGATGGGACCTTCCGGCTGCGGCAAGTCCACTCTTCTGGATGCGCTGGCAG GGAGATTAAGTTCCAACACACAGCAAACTGGGGAGATCCTAATTAATGGTCGGAAGGAGACACTTGCCTTCGGAACTTCG CATTTGGTAGTGAGGCGAAACCGAGCCAAGAAGAGCTCATTGAAATTGCTCTAG